TTTATAGGGACTCTTATCTTTTGCAACTcctgcatcatacatcatcatctTATAGGCAAGGATGGGGCTATCCTTTCCATTATGAATTACAAATCCAGAATATAGCAAGAATAATGTACTGACGAGAGTGTCAGACAAATATTGTATCTTATTTTTAAGGCCCTATTTTTAAGTTCAGCAGCCTGTTCTTGCGATTTTGGCTTTTatgttaatactccctccgtcccaaaattcttgtcttgaatttgtctaaatacggatgtatcaagtcacgttttagtattagatacatccgtatctagacaaatctaagacaagaattttgggacggagggagtatttcataatGGTGTCATGCTTGCTATTATTACTCCAGAAATGTTAATCTTCACAAAGCTATTCGTTGATAGTCTGTCCCCAGTAAGATACTAAGATAACTCATGCCATGCCATGGACAAATCACCTGATGTTCGGAGACTTACTTTCATATTGAATTAAATGGCGTGTCAAGATTCAGCACCCTGATGCTTTTTTTGGCATTTTATTTACTAACCGAGATGGACTAACAGCTAATATCCATATTTTGACAGAGCCGATATATGGTCGTTTGGAATTACTGCACTTGAACTAGCGCATGGACATGCTCCATTTTCGAAGTACCCCCCTATGAAGGTAACGATTTGATTTCATCTGCAATGTAATGTAATTAATCATTTATGTGATTTTTTTGCTTTTGATATTGTGGTGGTGTATGGGTTGGTGATGACTAATATATTTTTATACCTACGGGCCAGTGACTCATTGCACACCTCATACTAATATTATAGTACAAAAGTATAATCTACACACTTATTTGTATTCTATTTCCATTGGCCAAGGGCATCTGGTGGTCATGCCCTGTACCCTCATATTGCATAAAGGGTAACATATCCATGCAAATCCTCATGTTTTTTAAATATAGTTCGTTTCGGCTACAGGTTCTTCTCATGACTCTCCAGAATGCGCCACCTGGTCTTGACTATGACCGAGACAGAAGATTTTCGAAGGTAATTTTGATCCTTTCAGCTAATTATTGGTTTTGGACCATTTATGTGGTTGAAAACTACAATAGAGTATATTCTACTGTTTACCTTTTGATGAAGCATTTTCACTTGTGCTCAGGCATTTAAAGAGATGGTTGCGATGTGCTTGGTGAAAGATCAAACAAAGAGGCCGACGGCTGAGAAGTTGCTCAAACATTCATTTTTCAAAACTGCAAAACCTCCAGAATCGACAATGAAGGGTATGTTAACTGATCTACCTCCTCTATGGGAGCGTGTAAAGGCACTCCAGGTAACTACTTTTCTTCTGCTTTTTTATCTCAAAAATCACAATGTATTTTATATCTGACACTTCTTACATATTTCCAGCTTAAAGACGCAGCACAATTGGCTTTGAAGAAAATGCCTTCTTCTGAGCAGGAGGCACTTTCCCTGGTTTGTGATATTAAACCTTCATGTCTATATTTTGTGGTTCTGTTTCAGTTTGCTCTCATGTATGTTTAAGGCTATTTCGCATTTACAATTATTGCATAAGTTTCTTAGTGACTTCTAGAACAGGCCAGATCAACCTGTGAGTTGTTGCTTAAAAAAACCAACATCAGTGCTGTGTTCGAAAGTGCGATCTAGTATAAGAGTGTTGTATACTCATATAGTGCACAAGGTAGGTAGACAGCCCTAGGTTGTGGTAGTTTTTGTTGGATATACCTTGTGATTGATTGGTATTTTGCACTAGATATCAACTTAGCAAAGCATAGGCGTATAGTGCCATGTTTTTCAATGATGATGAATCATTGCATCATAAGTTATCTTGTAACAAGGTTGTTTGAAAAATAACAAATTCAGTGTTTACTATCATGATGATAAAGTTTAGAAACCTGACAAGAATGACTGTAAGATGGGCTTCTGGTACTTGGGGAATTAGGACCCTAACAGTCTAACACTAAGAGAACCTTCTTATGTTCTGCATTTCTCTTTCTTACCTTCACTCATCTGCCTCATACAACTGTTCCATGTGTAGTCACATGTTTCTGCAATGAATGTCTCTTCTCTCGCTATAAATTCTGTGGGAAATTGCACTTATATGTTTTAGTTCCCtataattttttttaatattttgggtTTATAAATGTGTGTCCTTTTTAATAATCATGGTTGTTAAGTCGTCCTTCGATCAACCTAATTGTTTCTCATGCTTGATCGGTTTATCCAACAGAGTGAATACCAGCGAGGTGTTAGTGCGTGGCACTTTGATATTGAAGACCTCAAGGCTCAAGCATCACTAGTAAAGTTTACTGTTTTCTTTTTGCTTAATTTCCATTATACCTTAATTGCCTTATTATTAAGCTATCTAAGTTTCCAGATTTATGAGGATGAACCATCTGAAACAAAAGAAGACGATGTCGCTGCAAGAATCATTGAATCTGAAAAGGTTTTGTAGATTCATGACTACCTTTCTTTATAGAAGAGCCATTTAACAGTCCTCTTTAGAAAAGCTTCAAGTTACTTTCCAAGTGCGCAGAAATGTTATGAATTTGGAATATTGTCCAGCATTCAGCAGAACCATCCAAATAGCTTAAATTGTAATatcctccttattttttcttgtTGACCAAACATAGCAATCTCAATGTGTGCCATGCTCTCTGTGTTTTGGAATTTTAATTGTTGCTGCCCATGATCAAACTGTTGCCAGGAATTTTGGAATGTCCCACTGAAAATTCTTAACTATGGTCTACGAGTGTAAGTTGTGTGAGTGGGAAATCATCATAATACCAGGCTTGTTATGCAAAATGAGGGAGGAAAAACTAGACTTATAACCATATTGACAATTTTACTTGGTTCCGATTTTTTCTGGCTGGATCTAGGCAGATCCAGCGTCAGCAAACTTGAGAAATGCACCCTGTGATAACTGTATAGGATACCTAGGTGCAACGCAGCTCCCGTTTTATAAGTTAATTTTACAATATGAAGAAAAGCACATATTGGATATTTCTGTTGTAACAGTTCTTTTTTTCGTCATCAGAGTTTATATTCAAGGACCCCTTCAGGACAGTCGTCATCTGCAAATGAAAATACCTGCAGGTTAAGCAAAAAACCGCTGCATGTTGTTAAGTTTATTTAAACTTTTTCTTGATATTTACAATCATCTGCAAATGAAAATAACTGTAGCAAAGCAAAACTCTTGGCTATGTTCTAGTGATAAATCTTCTTAGAACTTTGAAGTGTGTACCTGTTGATTCTGCATATAACTGCAGAAGTGCTTGTACAATTCAAGAGATCAAAGTAGGATGTTGTGGATAGAGAATGACCAGCAACTTAAATGATGTTAATATTTTGATTTTCAGCACAACATTTGTCTTGAAATGTAATATCTCCTGTTATATTTCAGTGAAGAAACCTCTACGACGAATCCTGATTGTAGAAGGATGCCCAATGGACATGAAAATTCTAGATCAGAGAATGATTCATTGCCATCTACATCAAGGGAACCAGAGTCGAAATATTGGAGAACTAATGTTGGACAGAAACAACAGACTTCTGGGGGTCCAGTTGAAGGTGGTGTTAATAGCTCAACAACTGAAAGGAGCCATAATTTTGAAAGGTCTGTTATCTTTACAACATCTTTTTTTCTCAGAAGTCTTATTCTGATTTCTTGTTATGGAAGAACACTTCATCGTTTTAGTCATCAGTTTATCTATATTAATATTCAATTATCCTTCTTTCTTATGGCAGGGATGCAACTGCTGACAAACATGGAAGTGATACGAGAAGAGCCGCAAATCTTAGTGGTCCATTATCATTGCCAACTCGTGCCTCTGCAAACAGTTACTCAGCTCCTATACGGTCTTCAGGAGGTACAATTCCATAGACACATCCGGTTTTTGCTCTGGCATTGTTGTAGTACAGTAGCATATACTAGGGCTTCTCTATTTCCGCTGTTTAACTGTGGCCTTCAAACATCAATTTTGTTTCGGATTTATGTGCTTTCTGGATGAGTGGTACTGGAGGAGTTTCTTTTGATCATTGTAGGATATGTAGATTCATTGGGAGATAAATCTAAACGTAGCGTGGTGCATATTAAAGGCCGCTTTTCTGTGACATCTGAGAACGTTGATCTTGCGAAGGTAAGCAAATTTGGTGGATAAACTTAAGGTAACAGTACAGAGCCTAAATGCTTTTTTTTAACACATCCTTACTTTACAGGTTCAGGAAATTCCATTGAGTAGCATCTCACGCAAATCACCACAGGTAAGATTGTTATGAATATTAATATTGCCAGGCTATTTTCAGGGCATAGTTATAGTCTAGGTTAAATGGAATCTACGGCAGTCTGTACATTTGTGATTAATACCTTTATCGCGCAGGGTATACAGCTAAGAAAATCCGCAAGTGTTGGTGATTGGATTGTCAATGCCAAACCAATGGTATAATTCTTCTATCTGAGCTTTATTTCCTTAGTTTCACTTTCTTAAAGAGACCatgagaaaagattttcctttttagTGGAGAAATGAAGACACACCTAAAAGGCACTGTATTTTACCTTTCAAAATGGTAATAAACCTTAAGAGATACCATAGAGACAATCCATCATTTCTGTCCTTTTTGCAACTTCTGCTATAGCTGATCCAATTTTCTTGATGCATGGATGCTACAGTCTAACAGTCATCATCTGAAGGAACTCTGCAATAGCTCGGTATCATCGTCTGTTCTCATTCCCCACCTTGAGAACCTCGTGCAACAGACTACGCTTCAGCAAGTATGGAGGAAGCTTGAACATGTTTAAGAAtgtatgatactccctccgtaaactaatataagagcgtttagataactaaaatagtgatctaaacactcttatactagtttacagagggagtacatgataagTTATATAAAAGATATTTATCAATTTTTGTAATTTTCTTACCTCAGGATCTGATCGTGAACCTACTAAGTAGCATGCAACAGAATGAGAAAGCTGACGGTAAATGTTTTTTCTCTTCTGGCTATGAAATTCTCCTTTTCTTTGGTTAAATCTTAAATCtcgtattttcttcaggtgcacagTCTGGAACGTCGTCGCAAGTCCGAAATATGCAAAGTGAGACGGTGGTAAGCAGCAATGGTGTATGATTTCTTGTATTGTTAGGGGATACCCTTCCTTAATGATAGCGGTTCCTCAAGAAGATTGTTTGTCGTCACTGAATCCTTTCTATTGTTTGGCAGGTTGAAACATCTAATACTGAGAAAGAACGGTCATTACTTGTTAAAATTTCAGAGCTGCAGTCTAGGTAGGCCCACTGTCTTGGGATGATCTCACAAACAATTCCAACAAACACATCACTATAACAGTTCTAGCATATTTACATGTTTATGTGGCAGATAAATTGTATGGTGACATCATGTTTAGTCTCGTAGATGCTGATTTGTCGGTCATCAGATAGAATCAACTTTTAATATTCCTATTAGATGCTATATAATCTTTATTTTCGAACATATGTATACATTGTATCAAATTCATGAACTTCCCTTTTTTCCCGCAGAATGATTACTTTGACTGACGAACTGATTTCAGCCAAGCAAAAACATGTTCAGGTTGGTACCAACATTTGTTTTAGTTTGTCTCAATACATTTCTTAAGCTGCCATTTGTTCATGGATGAGTGAGTCTTTATTCACTATGCCTTTTCGGGAATCGTTTTCAGTTGCAGCAAGAACTTAATGCATTATACTGCCGAGAAGAAATAGAAGACATTAGGGACGAGGACAATGAAGAAACATAGCAAGGTGAAACGTTCAGCTGATATGGGTACCCGCACTTAGCTTTCGCATCATCTGAGAGTTTCATAAGAGAAGCAGTACTCGCGGaagctacatatatatatatatatatgtatatccgAATAAGCGccgtcagaagaagaagaagaaaatggggACGTGCTCCTTGGCCTGTTGCCATCAGTGTGTATATTAGTTTTTATTTAGCTTCTTTTTCGGTTTAATTTATTCAATAGGTTTTGGTGGGTCATAGATAGCGGTACTGTGCATTCCCCTGCTATGGCCCCACCTATCATTCAAACATTTGTGATTATCCCGTAGATTGTGTAGGGTGCCCGTTGGTTCGAACAGCTTGCAGAagaatgcaaaataaataaattgtaCTTTATTCAGCAGTGGCATGTATAATTTTGTCGCTGATTAAGAGCTTTGCTGAACTTATGCTCCCAGTTTTGAATGTATCAATATCAGAACTTGCCCAGTAGAGAGTTCTATTTTTGGGCAGCAAGAAGTAGTACCAAGTAGTGTGAAAAGTACGCAGCATTGAGCTAATGAAGAGGCAAACGTACGCAAACGCATCTTCAAAATCTAAACACGAAAGTTAATCGAGCCGCCTGCTTCAGTTGCTGAACAAGAACAACGAAGCATGGGCAATGTTTGTCACAAAATACAGATTACATTTTCCGGTGTACCTTTGGATGGCTCTGAGAGTTCTCCAAGGCAGAAACGTATACTgatagaaaaaaaaagagaagatcgGCTAAATTGTGTTGACAGGAAAGAGAAGGCCTGCATGACAATGCAAAATCCACCCCTTGTTGAGAAAAGGGAAGGCCTATACTACAACAACAATTAGTACAATGCAAAATTCACCCTTGTTTAGGAGCAATAAACAGAGGAAGCAAATTTTGCAGCTACAACAACAGCAGTACATTTGCACGTGCCACTTCCTACTCCTTCCTACTGCTAATCTAACTGTTTTGTCTTGTCACCTTCCATGGTTGAGCTGCTAGGACCTTCACCACCCTCATGGGCCGCCTCGTGGCCCTGACTGCGGATCTTTTCTGAGTACTTCGCAAATGCAGCAGTAAGGGCCGATTTGACATCAGGGCCTTTCTTGTTCTTGGAAGTGCCTGGCTTTTCCGGTGTGCCATCGTTGGTCGATGAAGGCTGACCAGACGCTTTCTCTCTGTCGGGAGTATCAGGTACTACGAGGTTTGGGCGGGGCGTAACTCGTTTAAATGGCTCATGAAAGGTATCATGAAGTCGCTTTACCTACATTCGACAAACTCTACATGTTAGCCTAGCAAAACATGGCCTTTCATGTTATTAAGCGGAAAAGTAGAGCAATGCAAACACGGCACATGGTTGTAGCTTATTATATCTATGGGATGATTGGAAAAAAAAAGTTGGGTAACAACATGAACCATGACAAATAAAATTGGAGGCTTGAAGTGGTACCTTCCGTTCGCCAATTCCTGGACAACGAGCTAGTTCTTCCATAGAAGCATCCATGATTCGGGAAAGTGACTGCAAATGCAAGACCCGATGCATGTAATTATATTGTGAATTGTTTGACGGGTGATCTCGTCAGGTGAAATGATACCATTTTTACAGTAATAAAGCTGTACACAACAATTTCCAATACATTATGGAAGACAATGTAATAGTTCCAGTTCTTATTCCATCTTACCCCAAAGGACGAACCAAGTGTGATAACATCTGTTCTGTTAACACGCCGGATGGATGTAAGAGCATGAGTGAACTGCCAAAACCAGAACCACAGCATAAATGAGTAATACACCAAATAGTGATCGTTGTTAACACAACGGACACTCCGAACAGGGCGATATAACTGAGTATTGAAACCACCAAATAATGATCGTTGTTACAGCAAATAATGAGTCAACTTCTAATAGTCAGCCCAAAAGGACGATATAACTTCTATATTGAAACCACTTGCAATGCTTGGAACTTGATAAATGAAAAAGCAGTACTGAGTATTGCTGAAGTTGCGGGATTTCCGCAAATCTTAATTACCCAACATACTTAATAATCCGTCCAAGTCCAGTTAATGAGATACATAGATGAAACCATGTTGCAACTGTAAGGGTGCATACCCGAGATAAATAATCATTATCTGTGTGCTCGCGAATGCTGTCAGCTGGCTTGTTTTCAAACACTTTAATAGTCTCCAAGTACCTGCCACATTCCTCCAGACTACAAGAGAGAACAGTTTGGTCAAAGAGCACATTAGTAAGCCTTTGCAACCAAATCAGTACATCATCATGTAGTTACTAAAACTTTCCAGTTAGTATGTTGGAGAGCCATTAGCATTTCTTTCACATGTACATGCATCCATTCTTGGATCTAATTTTCGTATGCAAAATGCTCAACAAGTATTAGATAATGAGATCACTAAGCAGTGCACGGTCGCAGTTTTATTCAGAGCAAAGGAACCTAAACAAGATCTTATGCTTGTAATTACATTTATATGCAACAGTGCAGAATTAAAACAAGGGGAACATAATTAAACATGGTATTGCATAATCCCAGCATATAAGAATGTTCTGAATAATACCTCCAACCACACAGAAGGGTGCAGTCATGCAGCAGTGATGTCCTTGTGACTTCATGTAAAGGCTTTACTACATCTTCCTGATCATGAATTATATGAACATGGATTAATAAATAACCTTTTTGAGATGTCTCAAACTTCATTTCCCAATTAAAGCAAAATATGTTGGTCAGATGATTCAAACTCACAATATCAATATGACACAAGATGACACGGAGTTTGAAATTCTTTTGGAGCTCCCTTATCCGATAGTACAAGTAGTCTGGGTGAAGAAGATGGTACCTGAGACTGCATCGACCAAAGTTACATGGTAAGAATCATGCCACTACCTCACGGTACACACCGGGGCACAAAACCTTTACTAGCAACAGGTGACGCAGATCACTAAGATCGCAGTACTACTGCTCCAAACTTGTTGTCTAATAGATTGGTAGTGCAGTGCACTATATGAAATGCTAGGGTGTTCAAATAACGGTTCCGCATGAACCCATGAAAAAGGGAAGCAGGCAGTAAACCCCGTTTTCGAACACCCCTAGTGAAATGTATCCGTTAGATGCACAGTACTTTCCCGTATCTCTGGTTCTAGTATTGGCCCCCAATGGTAAAAATACACGCAGTGAAACCAGCAAACAAAATAGAGGGTGTCCCTCGCCACCTCTCTGTTTTTGGTGGAATGGCCTAGTTAGTTTAGGCTTTACTTTCGATTCCCTGTCATCCTTCTTTCTGTTTGTTTATTTATCCTTGTTTTTGTTTGAGTTTTACTTTGTGCCTTCTTGGCATTGTTCTTCTAATACAAAACGAGTAGAGAAAAAGAAACCAACAAATAGAATGACAGAGCGAGAACCTTATGTAGAGTGCACATGATGATTGCCCAATCACGTAGTCCGGAACGATGTCAGCGAACGTCCACCTCGCATTCCTGATGTGCTTCAGTAATGGGTTCCCTTTCTGCCAAGTGAGAAACGAACAAAGACTCCAAATTTAACACAAAAGAAAGGGGAGAAGATTGATTAATAAGAAGAGAAGTACCAAACCATCACCACACTCCATACCTGCCTATTGCTCACGAGAATGGCGTTCTTGCTCTGGGACGGCGTAGTGGTGGCGCCAGCCAGAGGCGGCCTGTTCAAAGAAACCGAACCTAGAGAGGTGAGGACTCGCTGAGAGAATCCGAGAGAGGGCGAGGGAGACGGTACCTAGGGGCGGTGGATGGCTGTAGAGGCGGCGGGGGAGGGGAGTAGAACTCGGAGGATTTGAGGAAGGAGAAGGCCTcggagaacgacgacgacgacgacgagccggcggcggcagcggcggcgctggGGAGAGGAGGGTTGTAGGaggggggcgtcgaggaggaggagggggcagcgGCTCCGTTACCGAAGACCTCTTGGTAGGACGGGATCTTTATGAGGTTCTTGCCGGAGTCCGGCCGCTGCCGACCTTGCTCTCCGTCCATGGCGCGCGGGGGCCTCAAAGGAGGGCGGAGGGGACGACCCGCAGGTCCGACCACCGACTGCCTCGCTGCAGCGTGGGACTATCAGGCTATTGTGGGCTAGGTGCGATGGTTCGATCTGTTGTTAAGACTCCCGCTACGGGCCGGTCATGGACTAACAAAATATTGGATGCTTTTATTAAATGACGATGATAGCCCATGAGCCTAAGAGGCCAATTTGGACTCGAAGTTGAGGACCCCTCAAAAGAAAAAGTTGACAAGCACTTCGTTGCGCCTGATCTCAAACAAAAaaaaagtttctaacaaaaaagaaAGATCTCAAAAGAAAAACTTTGCTGCGCCTATTAAAAAAATAATGTTGCGTCAGTTGTTTACTTTTTAGCCGTTTTATTGTTGATGTTTGTTGAATGATGTGTGTGTGTTGTGTCAATTATTTTTGCAGGCGGTTGGTATGGCTGGCTTGGTCCTTGTCTTTAGATTGCACATGAGTTTTTTTTTGAAGTGGTGGGCGATTGTGACTGTTGTGTTCCTACATATGTGATACTATATGATACCACTCGTTTTGCTGAGGGAATCAGTTGCAATATATTTCATTGTGATTTGATCGTATGAAACATGAATAATTGAATTAATAACACATGAactaaaactaaaaatacataCTCCTcgatccaaattatagttgaaaaATATTTGTTGAATATAAGTGATGTAAATACGTTGAAAAAATCACATGCATGATGAGTGGACCCTTAATGAGGTGGCATGTGTGATAAGGTGGGATGtgtgcatgttaagataaatagaAGTAATGGATATCAACTAATGATGAAAAATAAAATAATCCCATGCATGTTGTGGTGGGCCTTTAATGAGGCGACATGTGTACATGTTAAGATAAAAGAGATAACAGAGACAACTATTTAGGTATATATATATGACATAAGATCCATTGTCAATTAGCGACGCGTGTGTGTCACATATGTGGCTGTATATGTGACACATGACATAAGAAAATCTACACACATGGCACACGCACCCAATAGCTGAATCCAAGCGGTTGAAAAAGCGAACACCCTTTTACAACCGGGACCCATGCGTCCAATCTACCCACGATGCACCAAAGCCCTCAATTTCTAGGGAGCATATTATCTTTAGAGATTCCTTTGTTCCTTTTCCCAGTGATAGGAATGTAGAGGTGTGCGACATCCACATGGCCGGAATAGCTAATTGTTTACATTTTAATAACGACCACACTACGTGTCAGATGGCTGATCTTTGGCAATGATTGATCGAGTCGCAAGCCGCCCGATCatgggatgcctgatacgtctccaacatatctataatttttgatcgttccatgctattatattatccgttttggatgtttaatgggctttactatacacttttatattatttttgggactaacctactaacccaaggcccaatgcaaattgctgtttttgcctatttcagtgttttacaaaaaaaaagaatatcaaacggagtccaaacggaatgaaacctccggagcgtgatttttggaacaaacgtgatccagaggacttcaagtggacatcaagaaaccaacgaggaggccacgaggcagggaggcgcgcccccaccctcgtgggcccctcgtggctccaccgacttacttcttcctcctatatatacctatgtaccccgaaaccatcgaggagcaccacgaaaccctatttccaccgccgcaaccttctgtacccgtgagatcccatcttggggccttttccagcgctccgccggagggggaattgatcacggagggcttctacatcaacaccatagcctctccgatgatgtgtgagtagtttaccacagaccttcgggtccatagttattagctagatggcttcttctctctctttggatctcaatacaaagttctcctcgatcttcttggagatctattcgatgtaactctttttgcggtgtgtttgtcgagatccgatgaattgtgggtttatgatcaagattatctatgaacagtatttgaatcttctctgaattcttttatgtatgattggttatctttgcaagtctcttcgaattatcagtttggtttggcctactagattgatctttcttgcaatgggagaagtgcttagctttgggttcaatcttgcggtgtcctttcccagtgacagtaggggcagcaaggcacacattgtattgttgccatcgaggataaaaagatggggtttatatcatattgcttgagtttatccctctacatcatgtcatcttgcctaatgcgttactccgttcttatgaacttaatactctagatgcatgctggatagcagtcgatgtgtggagtaatagtagtagatgcaggcaggagtcggtctacttgtcacggacgtgatgcctatatacatgatcatgcctagatattctcataattatgcacttttctatcaattgctcgacagtaatttgttcacccaccgcaatactcatgctatcttgagagaagccactagtgaaacctatggcccctgggtctattttccatcatataagtttccaatctatttttgttttgcaatctttactttcaatctttatcataaaaataccaaaaatattatcttatcatctct
This DNA window, taken from Triticum aestivum cultivar Chinese Spring chromosome 1D, IWGSC CS RefSeq v2.1, whole genome shotgun sequence, encodes the following:
- the LOC123181344 gene encoding serine/threonine-protein kinase sid1 isoform X5, whose amino-acid sequence is MGRNGSVKRGAAAAAPPSFTVNPADYRLMEEVGYGAHAVVYRALFLPRNQTVAVKCLDLDQLNNNIDEVQREAQIMSLIDHPNVIRAYCSFVVEHSLWVIMPFMTEGSCLHLMKIAYPEGFEEPVIASILKETLKALEYLHRQGQIHRDIKAGNILIDSAGVVKLGDFGVSACMFDRGDRQRSRNTFVGTPCWMAPEVLQPGTGYNFKADIWSFGITALELAHGHAPFSKYPPMKVLLMTLQNAPPGLDYDRDRRFSKAFKEMVAMCLVKDQTKRPTAEKLLKHSFFKTAKPPESTMKGMLTDLPPLWERVKALQLKDAAQLALKKMPSSEQEALSLSEYQRGVSAWHFDIEDLKAQASLVKFTVFFLLNFHYTLIALLLSYLSFQIYEDEPSETKEDDVAARIIESEKSLYSRTPSGQSSSANENTCSEETSTTNPDCRRMPNGHENSRSENDSLPSTSREPESKYWRTNVGQKQQTSGGPVEGGVNSSTTERSHNFERDATADKHGSDTRRAANLSGPLSLPTRASANSYSAPIRSSGGYVDSLGDKSKRSVVHIKGRFSVTSENVDLAKVQEIPLSSISRKSPQGIQLRKSASVGDWIVNAKPMWRNEDTPKRHCILPFKMVINLKRYHRDNPSFLSFLQLLL
- the LOC123181344 gene encoding serine/threonine-protein kinase sid1 isoform X2 produces the protein MGRNGSVKRGAAAAAPPSFTVNPADYRLMEEVGYGAHAVVYRALFLPRNQTVAVKCLDLDQLNNNIDEVQREAQIMSLIDHPNVIRAYCSFVVEHSLWVIMPFMTEGSCLHLMKIAYPEGFEEPVIASILKETLKALEYLHRQGQIHRDIKAGNILIDSAGVVKLGDFGVSACMFDRGDRQRSRNTFVGTPCWMAPEVLQPGTGYNFKADIWSFGITALELAHGHAPFSKYPPMKVLLMTLQNAPPGLDYDRDRRFSKAFKEMVAMCLVKDQTKRPTAEKLLKHSFFKTAKPPESTMKGMLTDLPPLWERVKALQLKDAAQLALKKMPSSEQEALSLSEYQRGVSAWHFDIEDLKAQASLVKFTVFFLLNFHYTLIALLLSYLSFQIYEDEPSETKEDDVAARIIESEKSLYSRTPSGQSSSANENTCSEETSTTNPDCRRMPNGHENSRSENDSLPSTSREPESKYWRTNVGQKQQTSGGPVEGGVNSSTTERSHNFERDATADKHGSDTRRAANLSGPLSLPTRASANSYSAPIRSSGGYVDSLGDKSKRSVVHIKGRFSVTSENVDLAKVQEIPLSSISRKSPQGIQLRKSASVGDWIVNAKPMSNSHHLKELCNSSVSSSVLIPHLENLVQQTTLQQDLIVNLLSSMQQNEKADGAQSGTSSQVRNMQSETVVETSNTEKERSLLVKISELQSRMITLTDELISAKQKHVQLQQELNALYCREEIEDIRDEDNEET
- the LOC123181344 gene encoding serine/threonine-protein kinase sid1 isoform X1 codes for the protein MGRNGSVKRGAAAAAPPSFTVNPADYRLMEEVGYGAHAVVYRALFLPRNQTVAVKCLDLDQLNNNIDEVQREAQIMSLIDHPNVIRAYCSFVVEHSLWVIMPFMTEGSCLHLMKIAYPEGFEEPVIASILKETLKALEYLHRQGQIHRDIKAGNILIDSAGVVKLGDFGVSACMFDRGDRQRSRNTFVGTPCWMAPEVLQPGTGYNFKADIWSFGITALELAHGHAPFSKYPPMKVLLMTLQNAPPGLDYDRDRRFSKAFKEMVAMCLVKDQTKRPTAEKLLKHSFFKTAKPPESTMKGMLTDLPPLWERVKALQLKDAAQLALKKMPSSEQEALSLSEYQRGVSAWHFDIEDLKAQASLVKFTVFFLLNFHYTLIALLLSYLSFQIYEDEPSETKEDDVAARIIESEKSLYSRTPSGQSSSANENTCSEETSTTNPDCRRMPNGHENSRSENDSLPSTSREPESKYWRTNVGQKQQTSGGPVEGGVNSSTTERSHNFERDATADKHGSDTRRAANLSGPLSLPTRASANSYSAPIRSSGGYVDSLGDKSKRSVVHIKGRFSVTSENVDLAKVQEIPLSSISRKSPQGIQLRKSASVGDWIVNAKPMSNSHHLKELCNSSVSSSVLIPHLENLVQQTTLQQDLIVNLLSSMQQNEKADGAQSGTSSQVRNMQSETVVSSNGVETSNTEKERSLLVKISELQSRMITLTDELISAKQKHVQLQQELNALYCREEIEDIRDEDNEET
- the LOC123181344 gene encoding STE20/SPS1-related proline-alanine-rich protein kinase isoform X3 — its product is MGRNGSVKRGAAAAAPPSFTVNPADYRLMEEVGYGAHAVVYRALFLPRNQTVAVKCLDLDQLNNNIDEVQREAQIMSLIDHPNVIRAYCSFVVEHSLWVIMPFMTEGSCLHLMKIAYPEGFEEPVIASILKETLKALEYLHRQGQIHRDIKAGNILIDSAGVVKLGDFGVSACMFDRGDRQRSRNTFVGTPCWMAPEVLQPGTGYNFKADIWSFGITALELAHGHAPFSKYPPMKVLLMTLQNAPPGLDYDRDRRFSKAFKEMVAMCLVKDQTKRPTAEKLLKHSFFKTAKPPESTMKGMLTDLPPLWERVKALQLKDAAQLALKKMPSSEQEALSLSEYQRGVSAWHFDIEDLKAQASLIYEDEPSETKEDDVAARIIESEKSLYSRTPSGQSSSANENTCSEETSTTNPDCRRMPNGHENSRSENDSLPSTSREPESKYWRTNVGQKQQTSGGPVEGGVNSSTTERSHNFERDATADKHGSDTRRAANLSGPLSLPTRASANSYSAPIRSSGGYVDSLGDKSKRSVVHIKGRFSVTSENVDLAKVQEIPLSSISRKSPQGIQLRKSASVGDWIVNAKPMSNSHHLKELCNSSVSSSVLIPHLENLVQQTTLQQDLIVNLLSSMQQNEKADGAQSGTSSQVRNMQSETVVSSNGVETSNTEKERSLLVKISELQSRMITLTDELISAKQKHVQLQQELNALYCREEIEDIRDEDNEET